The following proteins are encoded in a genomic region of Pseudomonas saponiphila:
- a CDS encoding type II toxin-antitoxin system YafQ family toxin translates to MARPERNPKRADLPRQCAQTPEFKKSWERYQRAGRRDMHEVRKVMVLLFLGEPLPAQYLDHALKGEWDGFRECHIGGDFLLIYDVARAGLVTFVDLGSHAELFR, encoded by the coding sequence ATGGCGAGGCCGGAGAGGAACCCAAAGCGCGCTGACCTGCCCAGGCAATGCGCACAAACCCCGGAGTTTAAAAAGTCCTGGGAGCGCTACCAGCGCGCGGGGCGTCGCGACATGCACGAAGTGCGCAAGGTCATGGTGCTGCTGTTCCTGGGGGAGCCGCTACCGGCGCAGTATCTCGATCATGCGCTGAAGGGGGAGTGGGACGGTTTCAGGGAGTGTCATATCGGTGGCGATTTTCTGCTGATTTATGACGTGGCCCGAGCCGGTCTTGTGACCTTTGTCGACCTGGGCAGCCATGCCGAATTGTTCAGATAG
- a CDS encoding anti-sigma factor — MNYRTPERRRALAADYAIGLMQGAARRRFEMLLLDDPALREELAQWQESLTCLTEALPEAAVPERVWASIQARIEPQVLHVPQKSPLWMRWRLALAACAVLATLYIGFIQQSDQVRYSATLLSADQQPALRIKAHAQYLQVEPLTLAAIGLDRSLELWAIPADGKPISLGVVPVGGKGKINLSPAQRELLGTPIALAVSLEPHGGSPTGQPTGPVLYQGQLAAL; from the coding sequence ATGAACTATCGAACCCCTGAACGCCGGCGCGCCCTGGCCGCCGACTACGCCATCGGCCTGATGCAGGGCGCCGCCCGCCGACGCTTCGAAATGCTCTTGCTGGACGACCCGGCGCTGCGCGAAGAACTGGCGCAGTGGCAGGAAAGCCTTACCTGCCTGACCGAAGCCCTGCCTGAAGCGGCGGTGCCGGAACGGGTCTGGGCGAGTATCCAGGCACGCATCGAACCGCAAGTCCTGCACGTACCGCAGAAGAGCCCGCTGTGGATGCGCTGGCGTCTGGCGCTCGCCGCCTGCGCGGTGCTGGCGACCCTGTACATCGGCTTTATCCAGCAGAGCGACCAGGTGCGCTACAGCGCCACCCTGCTCAGCGCCGACCAGCAACCGGCCCTGCGGATCAAGGCCCACGCCCAGTACCTGCAAGTCGAGCCCCTGACCCTGGCCGCCATCGGCCTGGACCGCAGCCTGGAACTCTGGGCGATCCCTGCCGACGGCAAACCGATTTCCCTCGGCGTGGTGCCGGTGGGGGGCAAGGGCAAGATCAACCTGAGCCCGGCCCAGCGTGAACTGCTGGGCACCCCGATCGCCCTGGCGGTAAGCCTTGAGCCCCACGGCGGCTCGCCTACCGGCCAGCCCACCGGCCCCGTGCTGTATCAAGGGCAATTGGCGGCGCTCTGA
- the fdhA gene encoding formaldehyde dehydrogenase, glutathione-independent, whose product MSGNRGVVYLGSGKVEVQKIDYPKMQDPRGRKIEHGVILRVVSTNICGSDQHMVRGRTTAQVGLVLGHEITGEVIEKGSDVENLKIGDLVSVPFNVACGRCRSCKEQHTGVCLTVNPARAGGAYGYVDMGDWTGGQAEYVLVPYADFNLLKLPDRDKAMEKIRDLTCLSDILPTGYHGAVTAGVGPGSTVYVAGAGPVGLAAAASARLLGAAVVIVGDVNPVRLAHAKAQGFEIADLSKDTPLHEQIAALLGEPEVDCAVDAVGFEARGHGHAGAQHEAPATVLNSLMGVVRVAGKIGIPGLYVTEDPGAVDAAAKLGSLSIRFGLGWAKSHSFHTGQTPVMKYNRQLMQAIMWDRINIAEVVGVQVISLDDAPRGYGEFDAGVPKKFVIDPHKLFSAA is encoded by the coding sequence ATGTCTGGTAATCGTGGTGTCGTGTATCTCGGCAGCGGCAAGGTCGAAGTACAGAAAATCGACTATCCAAAAATGCAGGACCCGCGCGGCAGGAAGATCGAGCACGGCGTCATCCTGCGCGTAGTCTCCACCAACATCTGCGGTTCGGACCAACACATGGTCCGCGGCCGTACCACCGCCCAGGTCGGCCTGGTCCTGGGCCATGAAATCACCGGCGAAGTCATCGAGAAGGGCAGTGATGTCGAGAACCTGAAGATCGGTGACCTGGTGTCGGTGCCGTTCAACGTCGCTTGCGGGCGCTGCCGTTCCTGCAAGGAGCAACACACCGGGGTCTGCCTGACCGTCAACCCGGCCCGCGCCGGCGGTGCCTACGGCTACGTCGACATGGGCGACTGGACCGGTGGCCAGGCCGAATACGTGCTGGTGCCTTACGCCGACTTCAACCTGCTGAAACTGCCGGATCGCGACAAGGCCATGGAGAAGATCCGCGACCTGACTTGCCTGTCCGACATCCTGCCCACCGGTTATCACGGCGCCGTCACTGCCGGCGTCGGTCCGGGCAGCACCGTCTATGTGGCCGGCGCCGGCCCGGTCGGCCTGGCGGCTGCGGCCTCGGCGCGCCTGCTGGGGGCGGCGGTGGTGATCGTCGGCGACGTCAACCCGGTGCGCCTGGCCCACGCCAAGGCCCAGGGTTTTGAAATTGCCGACCTGTCCAAGGACACCCCGCTGCACGAACAGATCGCCGCGCTGCTGGGCGAGCCGGAAGTGGATTGCGCGGTGGACGCCGTGGGCTTCGAAGCCCGTGGCCACGGTCATGCCGGTGCCCAGCACGAAGCCCCGGCCACCGTGCTCAACTCGCTGATGGGCGTGGTGCGGGTGGCGGGCAAGATCGGTATTCCCGGCCTGTACGTCACCGAAGACCCGGGCGCGGTGGATGCCGCGGCGAAGCTGGGCAGCCTGAGCATCCGCTTCGGCCTGGGCTGGGCCAAGTCCCACAGCTTCCACACCGGCCAGACCCCGGTGATGAAGTACAACCGCCAACTGATGCAGGCCATCATGTGGGACCGCATCAACATCGCCGAAGTGGTGGGCGTGCAGGTCATCAGCCTCGACGACGCCCCGCGTGGCTATGGCGAGTTCGATGCCGGCGTGCCGAAGAAATTCGTCATCGACCCGCACAAGCTGTTCAGCGCTGCCTGA
- the purU gene encoding formyltetrahydrofolate deformylase, with the protein MSRAPDTWILTADCPSVLGTVDAVTRFLFEQGCYVTEHHSFDDRLSGRFFIRVEFRQPDGLDEQGFRQGLAERAKAFEMNFELTAPNFRPKVVIMVSKADHCLNDLLYRQRIGQLPMDVVAVVSNHPDLKPLADWHQIPYHHFPLDPNDKPSQERQVWQVIEDSGAELVILARYMQVLSPELCRKLDGKAINIHHSLLPGFKGAKPYHQAYNKGVKLVGATAHYINNDLDEGPIIAQGVEVVDHSYYPEDLIAKGRDIEGLTLARAVGYHIERRVFLNGNRTVVL; encoded by the coding sequence ATGAGCCGCGCCCCCGATACCTGGATTCTCACCGCCGACTGCCCCAGCGTGCTCGGCACGGTGGACGCGGTGACCCGCTTTCTGTTCGAGCAGGGCTGCTACGTTACCGAGCACCATTCCTTCGATGATCGGCTTTCGGGCCGCTTCTTCATTCGCGTGGAGTTTCGCCAGCCCGATGGCCTGGACGAGCAAGGCTTCCGCCAGGGCCTGGCCGAGCGGGCCAAGGCGTTCGAGATGAACTTCGAGCTGACCGCGCCCAACTTTCGGCCGAAGGTGGTGATCATGGTCTCCAAGGCCGATCACTGCCTCAACGACCTGCTCTATCGCCAGCGCATCGGCCAGTTGCCCATGGACGTGGTGGCGGTGGTGTCCAACCACCCGGACCTCAAGCCCCTGGCCGACTGGCACCAGATTCCCTACCACCACTTCCCCCTCGACCCCAACGACAAGCCGTCCCAGGAGCGCCAGGTGTGGCAGGTGATCGAGGACTCGGGCGCCGAGCTGGTGATCCTTGCCCGCTACATGCAAGTGCTGTCGCCGGAGCTGTGCCGCAAGCTCGACGGCAAGGCCATCAACATCCACCACTCGCTGCTGCCGGGTTTCAAGGGCGCCAAGCCCTATCACCAGGCCTACAACAAGGGGGTGAAACTGGTGGGCGCCACCGCGCACTACATCAACAACGACCTGGACGAAGGCCCGATCATCGCCCAGGGCGTGGAGGTGGTGGACCACAGCTACTACCCCGAGGACCTGATCGCCAAGGGCCGGGATATCGAGGGCCTGACCCTGGCCCGGGCGGTGGGTTATCACATCGAACGCAGAGTCTTCCTTAACGGCAACCGAACGGTCGTTCTTTAG
- a CDS encoding type II toxin-antitoxin system RelB/DinJ family antitoxin translates to MAALLKTTDVRCRIDEDLKVSATAVLEACGLSLSEAMRLFLRQVVAVQGLPFEVRVPSEKTARAMAQAREIRRQYDSIDDMLRDADGEAGEEPKAR, encoded by the coding sequence TTGGCTGCATTACTGAAAACCACTGACGTGCGTTGCCGCATAGACGAGGACTTGAAGGTGAGTGCTACTGCTGTGCTGGAAGCCTGCGGGCTGAGCCTGAGCGAGGCCATGCGTCTTTTCCTGCGTCAGGTTGTGGCCGTGCAGGGGCTGCCTTTCGAAGTGCGTGTCCCATCGGAGAAAACCGCTCGTGCCATGGCGCAGGCGCGGGAGATTCGCCGTCAGTACGATTCGATCGACGACATGTTGAGGGATGCTGATGGCGAGGCCGGAGAGGAACCCAAAGCGCGCTGA